In a single window of the Cerasicoccus sp. TK19100 genome:
- a CDS encoding class I SAM-dependent methyltransferase has translation MHATDSWFDQREKCPICHGSQFRLVHAAPFDQPPLRDYFKLYDEIGGVEFDIMQGAEYRLCECAQCRGLFQQNIPNDALMVRLYEQWIDPEKARERHRQQDNLDLYAHHAQEMLQLIAYFGRKPAELAFFDFGMGWGQWLLMAKAFGCQTAGAELSEARINHAHANGLKTITWNEIPGQQFDFINTEQVFEHIPEPLETLRHLKKALKPGGVIKISVPDAEGIDRSLETMDWQAPRKHRNSLNAVAPLEHINCYRRESFAVMAAQAGMEEVALPLRLQYKYWFAWGKPARIAKNLVLPIYRNILRKQNYVLLRSVS, from the coding sequence ATGCACGCGACTGACAGCTGGTTCGACCAGCGCGAAAAATGCCCGATCTGCCATGGCAGTCAGTTTCGCCTGGTGCATGCAGCACCTTTTGATCAGCCGCCGCTACGTGACTATTTTAAGCTCTACGACGAGATCGGCGGCGTCGAGTTCGACATCATGCAAGGTGCCGAATATCGCCTGTGCGAATGCGCGCAATGCCGGGGGCTTTTTCAGCAGAACATCCCCAATGACGCGCTCATGGTGCGCCTGTATGAGCAATGGATCGACCCGGAGAAGGCCCGGGAGCGCCACCGTCAGCAGGATAACCTCGATCTCTACGCGCACCACGCGCAGGAGATGCTGCAGCTCATCGCCTACTTTGGGCGCAAGCCGGCGGAATTGGCGTTTTTTGACTTCGGCATGGGCTGGGGGCAATGGCTGCTCATGGCCAAGGCTTTTGGCTGCCAAACCGCCGGTGCCGAGCTCTCCGAAGCCCGCATCAACCACGCACACGCCAACGGCCTGAAAACCATCACGTGGAACGAGATTCCGGGCCAGCAATTCGACTTCATCAACACCGAACAGGTCTTTGAGCACATCCCCGAGCCCCTTGAGACGCTGCGCCACCTCAAAAAGGCGCTCAAGCCCGGCGGGGTGATTAAAATCAGCGTGCCGGACGCCGAAGGCATCGACCGTAGCCTTGAAACCATGGACTGGCAGGCACCCCGGAAGCACCGCAATTCGCTCAACGCCGTTGCTCCGCTGGAGCACATTAACTGCTACCGCCGTGAGAGTTTCGCCGTGATGGCCGCCCAGGCCGGCATGGAGGAAGTCGCCCTGCCCCTGCGCCTACAATACAAATACTGGTTCGCCTGGGGCAAGCCGGCCCGCATCGCCAAGAACCTCGTCCTTCCCATTTATCGCAACATCCTGAGAAAGCAAAATTACGTGCTGCTGCGATCGGTTTCCTAA
- a CDS encoding secretin N-terminal domain-containing protein has protein sequence MRRISLILLVLFLTSQLFGIQKMEVFELQNRDAESLVPVIASALGPDARVTADTRTNSLIVSYPAELKENLHTIINQLDRAEPNITVEVTTVDVETAFLVKLGIAGRNGLSPNDYDRLLPLLVGSSQAELTGQQSVITKNNLPARIALQSQPAYFDPNRPRPPAVTQMSVIPRLMGNEIELKLAHTSPSLAGENETGQGRVFATSMIPDGGALMFTFNQEESQPRQAFIPIMPLGLGQSKERSMQRLVLLHAETTDYKEAENK, from the coding sequence GTGCGTCGTATATCCCTCATTTTGCTGGTCCTCTTCCTGACCAGTCAGCTTTTTGGCATCCAGAAAATGGAGGTATTTGAGCTGCAAAACCGCGACGCCGAGTCCTTGGTACCCGTGATTGCCAGCGCGCTCGGACCGGATGCCCGGGTCACCGCCGACACCCGCACGAACAGCCTCATCGTCTCCTACCCGGCCGAGCTGAAGGAGAATTTACACACGATCATCAACCAGCTCGACCGCGCCGAGCCCAACATCACCGTCGAAGTGACCACGGTCGACGTGGAGACGGCATTCCTGGTCAAGCTCGGCATTGCAGGGCGTAACGGCCTCAGCCCCAACGACTACGACCGCCTGCTGCCCCTGCTCGTTGGCAGCAGTCAGGCCGAACTTACCGGCCAGCAAAGCGTGATCACAAAAAATAACCTCCCCGCCCGCATTGCATTGCAGTCACAGCCCGCCTATTTCGACCCTAACCGCCCACGCCCGCCAGCGGTCACGCAAATGAGTGTTATCCCCCGCCTTATGGGTAACGAAATTGAGCTTAAATTAGCCCATACATCGCCCTCGTTGGCCGGAGAAAATGAAACCGGGCAAGGAAGGGTATTCGCGACGAGCATGATCCCCGATGGTGGCGCATTGATGTTCACCTTTAACCAAGAGGAAAGCCAGCCACGCCAAGCATTTATCCCGATCATGCCACTCGGATTGGGCCAATCAAAAGAGCGATCCATGCAGCGCCTGGTCCTGCTCCATGCTGAAACTACCGATTATAAAGAGGCCGAAAATAAGTAA
- a CDS encoding type II toxin-antitoxin system Phd/YefM family antitoxin: MNAITYSHARENLAETIKRVCADHDPVIITRKNTDAVVMMSLEDYESMAETTYLLRSPKNAKRLLDSIEQLNSGQGQERELSE; this comes from the coding sequence ATGAACGCGATTACCTATTCCCACGCTCGAGAGAATCTTGCCGAGACGATCAAGCGTGTGTGCGCGGATCACGACCCGGTCATTATTACCCGAAAGAATACCGACGCTGTCGTCATGATGTCTTTGGAAGACTACGAGTCGATGGCGGAAACCACTTACCTGCTCCGCAGCCCGAAGAATGCCAAGCGGCTGCTGGATTCGATTGAGCAATTAAACAGCGGCCAAGGCCAAGAGAGAGAGTTATCCGAGTGA
- a CDS encoding BRO-N domain-containing protein, protein MQQVLQIFEDENHNRVRSINIDGEAWFVAKDLCDAIGIANSRDALGRLDDDEKDAVGVTDAIGREQRQSIVSESGMYNLIFQSRKPEAKRFRKWVTAEVLPSIRKTGSYSTGAVGLPAFVRRFNDNWDRTDRGYFSVISELFVRLYGRFEQIGYTLPDRGSHGKEMRPDNSVGQLFSKWLKENHPDLVGLRKKYKHRIPEGFDIDAYQYPNDMLPLFIEYVDQVWLREKAQVYFSGKDSKALEYLPKLLPPPKK, encoded by the coding sequence ATGCAACAAGTTCTCCAAATATTCGAAGACGAAAACCACAATCGAGTCCGCTCGATCAATATCGACGGTGAAGCATGGTTCGTGGCCAAAGACCTGTGTGACGCCATCGGCATTGCTAACTCGCGTGATGCACTGGGGCGTTTAGACGATGACGAAAAGGATGCCGTCGGTGTTACCGACGCCATCGGCAGAGAGCAAAGGCAGTCTATCGTTTCGGAATCTGGAATGTATAATCTGATATTCCAGAGTCGCAAGCCGGAGGCTAAGCGTTTTAGAAAATGGGTCACAGCAGAGGTTCTCCCGTCTATACGAAAGACTGGATCGTACTCTACTGGAGCTGTCGGACTACCAGCTTTCGTTAGAAGATTTAACGATAATTGGGATAGGACTGATCGCGGCTATTTCTCTGTCATCAGTGAATTGTTTGTCAGACTATATGGCCGTTTTGAACAAATTGGATACACTTTACCAGACAGGGGTTCCCATGGAAAAGAGATGAGACCTGATAATAGTGTTGGTCAATTATTTTCTAAATGGCTAAAAGAAAATCATCCTGACTTGGTTGGTCTCAGGAAAAAATATAAACATAGGATACCAGAAGGATTTGATATAGATGCTTACCAGTATCCAAACGATATGCTTCCATTGTTTATAGAGTATGTTGACCAAGTTTGGTTAAGAGAGAAGGCCCAGGTTTATTTTAGCGGTAAAGACTCCAAGGCATTGGAATATCTACCTAAGCTTTTGCCTCCACCTAAGAAGTAG
- the miaB gene encoding tRNA (N6-isopentenyl adenosine(37)-C2)-methylthiotransferase MiaB yields the protein MNRVHIKTYGCQMNERDSDAVAAMLRGRGYSIVADEADADIVLLNTCSVRELAEQKALGKAGHLRKRRKKNPNFMIGIMGCMAQNRGENVLDRLPDLDLLVGTQKFHAVPDHLDALIATRQGQGPRPSTIIDLDAEEGSQNTIRTHSSERQVSAFVSIMQGCNMKCSYCIVPKTRGEERARPMDHIVAEIEELAANGTKEVTLLGQIVNQYGVREFPFVDGKSPFVQLLERVNAIDGIERIRFTSPHPVGFREDLINCYGRLEKLCEYIHFPLQSGSDGILKAMRRPYTVERFKRIITALRERCPDMCISTDVIVGFPGETEEDFALTRQAFADIRFDMAYIFKYSVRPGTTAEPLGDPISEEVKAERNQLLLDQLGEYSLARNESMIGTVQEILIEGPAKRGENMFVGRNRGYRKIIVPASERLVGELVKVKVTEASATTVIGELLLEGVEAGV from the coding sequence ATGAACCGCGTGCACATCAAAACCTACGGGTGCCAAATGAACGAGCGTGACTCCGATGCCGTCGCGGCAATGTTGCGTGGGCGCGGTTATAGCATCGTGGCGGACGAGGCCGACGCCGACATCGTCCTGCTCAACACCTGCTCTGTGCGCGAGCTCGCCGAGCAAAAGGCCCTCGGCAAGGCCGGCCACCTGCGCAAGCGCCGCAAGAAGAACCCGAATTTCATGATCGGCATCATGGGCTGCATGGCCCAAAACCGCGGCGAGAACGTCCTCGACCGCCTGCCGGATCTCGACCTGCTCGTGGGCACGCAAAAGTTCCACGCCGTCCCCGACCACCTCGATGCGCTCATTGCGACGCGCCAGGGGCAGGGGCCGCGCCCGAGCACCATTATCGACCTCGACGCCGAGGAGGGCAGTCAAAACACTATTCGCACCCACAGCAGCGAGCGCCAGGTCAGCGCCTTCGTGAGCATCATGCAGGGCTGCAACATGAAGTGTAGCTACTGCATCGTCCCGAAAACCCGCGGCGAAGAGCGCGCCCGCCCGATGGACCACATCGTCGCCGAGATCGAAGAGCTCGCCGCCAACGGCACGAAGGAGGTCACCTTGCTCGGCCAGATCGTCAACCAATACGGCGTGCGCGAGTTCCCCTTTGTCGACGGCAAGAGCCCGTTCGTCCAGCTGCTGGAGCGCGTCAACGCGATAGACGGCATTGAGCGCATTCGCTTCACCAGCCCGCACCCGGTCGGCTTCCGCGAAGACCTGATCAACTGCTACGGCCGCCTGGAAAAGCTCTGCGAATACATCCACTTCCCGCTGCAAAGCGGCAGCGACGGCATCCTCAAAGCGATGCGCCGCCCCTACACCGTGGAGCGCTTCAAGCGCATCATCACCGCACTGCGCGAACGCTGCCCGGACATGTGCATTTCCACAGACGTCATCGTCGGCTTCCCCGGCGAGACGGAGGAAGACTTCGCGCTCACACGCCAGGCCTTTGCGGACATCCGCTTCGACATGGCCTACATCTTCAAATACAGCGTCCGCCCCGGCACCACCGCCGAGCCGCTGGGCGACCCGATCAGCGAAGAGGTCAAGGCTGAGCGCAACCAGCTCCTGCTCGATCAACTCGGCGAATACTCCCTGGCGCGCAACGAATCGATGATCGGCACGGTGCAGGAAATCCTGATCGAAGGCCCGGCCAAGCGCGGCGAAAACATGTTCGTCGGCCGCAACCGCGGCTACCGCAAAATCATCGTCCCCGCGAGCGAGCGCCTCGTCGGCGAGCTGGTCAAAGTCAAGGTCACCGAAGCCAGCGCCACGACCGTCATCGGCGAGCTGTTGCTGGAAGGCGTGGAAGCGGGCGTGTAG
- a CDS encoding M50 family metallopeptidase, protein MLFSSAWGVFWVLLLFNGAIVVHEYGHYIAARWRGLKVDRFSLFGLGRKLISWKGRDGVEYCICAIPFGAYVTLPQLAEMRGIEGGTEDDERDKLPPISYADKMYVAFAGPLFNFMLAILIALVGWYTGYPSDKGAEGREIGVVLEELDNGAPGPAYQAGLRAGDSIIAVDGEPIESFMDVPEMVALGKGRDSEGNPQTIFTIERDGQQKDVSIQPELVQINSGSKDLIRQIGIGSSGSLEVIGLQDNSPAKAAGLQLGDTVLSADGEKLYSVEQLSQILGKRRGETIPVVVDRAGQEVTLNIDALPVPTTRPVAVVTLPGGEEPAFEIIPQYPLDTKEDPSLPETASLLAVFTMESGEKMFQSDGDWTIESVNGQQVGSLAALQQAFAQAAGGAIALELTNGKGQTRKRELPAETTFAITPPNERVMLGFITARQMVLIHQNPLVQFQEHIERTFRTLGSLLSPKSDIGVRHLSGVVGITTNLYKIAQWDWRRAIWFAVLLNINLAILNLLPIPVLDGGHMTIATIQKLSGHKLPAGFIFGMQYAFMFLLLGVMCYVMYFDTMREVGYHEERQAYERTQSKEIRWEFRPDRYEN, encoded by the coding sequence ATGCTGTTCAGCAGCGCTTGGGGCGTCTTTTGGGTGCTCCTGCTGTTCAACGGTGCAATTGTCGTCCACGAATACGGCCACTACATCGCCGCGCGCTGGCGCGGGCTGAAGGTGGACCGCTTTTCCCTGTTTGGCCTCGGACGTAAGCTGATCAGCTGGAAGGGCCGCGACGGCGTGGAATATTGCATCTGCGCAATCCCCTTTGGTGCCTACGTGACACTGCCGCAGTTAGCCGAAATGCGCGGTATCGAGGGCGGTACCGAGGACGACGAACGCGACAAACTGCCCCCGATTTCTTACGCGGACAAAATGTATGTCGCCTTCGCGGGGCCGCTTTTCAATTTCATGTTGGCGATTCTCATCGCTCTGGTCGGCTGGTATACCGGCTATCCGAGTGACAAAGGCGCGGAGGGCCGCGAGATCGGCGTCGTGCTTGAGGAGCTGGATAACGGTGCCCCCGGGCCAGCTTACCAGGCAGGACTGCGCGCTGGAGACAGCATTATCGCCGTCGACGGTGAGCCGATTGAGTCCTTTATGGACGTGCCGGAAATGGTCGCCCTCGGCAAAGGCCGCGACAGCGAAGGCAACCCGCAAACGATTTTCACGATCGAGCGTGATGGCCAACAAAAGGATGTTTCGATCCAGCCGGAATTGGTACAGATCAACTCCGGCTCCAAGGACCTGATCCGCCAGATCGGGATTGGTTCAAGCGGCTCGTTGGAGGTCATTGGGCTTCAGGATAATTCTCCGGCGAAGGCAGCGGGACTCCAGTTGGGTGACACCGTCCTTTCAGCCGACGGTGAGAAGCTTTACAGCGTTGAACAGCTTTCCCAAATCCTGGGGAAGCGGCGGGGCGAAACGATCCCTGTGGTCGTGGATCGCGCCGGTCAGGAAGTTACTTTGAATATCGATGCCTTGCCAGTGCCGACTACGCGCCCGGTTGCGGTAGTCACGCTGCCTGGCGGAGAGGAGCCCGCCTTTGAAATTATCCCGCAATACCCGCTCGATACCAAGGAAGATCCTTCGCTGCCAGAGACGGCTTCGCTGCTGGCGGTCTTCACCATGGAGTCCGGAGAAAAGATGTTCCAGAGTGACGGCGATTGGACGATTGAGTCCGTCAATGGTCAGCAAGTTGGTTCGCTAGCGGCCTTACAACAGGCCTTTGCACAAGCGGCTGGTGGCGCGATTGCCTTGGAGCTAACCAACGGAAAAGGGCAAACGCGTAAACGCGAGCTGCCTGCGGAAACGACTTTCGCGATCACACCGCCCAACGAGCGTGTGATGCTCGGCTTTATCACTGCGCGGCAGATGGTGCTCATCCATCAGAATCCGCTGGTTCAGTTTCAAGAGCACATTGAGCGCACCTTCCGGACGCTTGGCAGCTTGCTCAGCCCGAAGTCAGACATCGGGGTGCGCCACCTTTCCGGCGTAGTCGGCATCACGACCAACCTTTACAAGATCGCCCAGTGGGACTGGCGTCGCGCCATCTGGTTCGCGGTGTTATTGAACATCAACCTCGCGATCTTGAATCTCTTGCCAATCCCCGTGCTCGACGGCGGCCATATGACCATTGCCACGATCCAAAAGCTCAGCGGCCACAAGTTGCCGGCTGGCTTCATCTTTGGTATGCAGTATGCGTTTATGTTCCTGCTGCTCGGCGTGATGTGCTACGTGATGTATTTCGATACGATGCGCGAAGTCGGCTACCACGAAGAGCGTCAGGCCTACGAGCGCACGCAGAGCAAGGAAATCCGCTGGGAGTTCCGGCCGGATCGGTATGAGAACTAG
- a CDS encoding gamma-glutamylcyclotransferase family protein, which produces MSSKIQPRVFVYGTLKPGGYYWHRFCEGRVSNAVKAKVKGNLYALPVGYPAMAAGDGWAHGYLLTLHDEAVLRGFDTLEDYEPGRCPSENEYERVEVSVYLEDGTSAGTAWTYMMELERINGYQGVIIANGDWDVDDPDTLPSLC; this is translated from the coding sequence ATGAGTTCTAAAATACAACCAAGAGTCTTTGTTTACGGCACCCTCAAGCCGGGCGGATACTACTGGCACCGCTTTTGCGAAGGCCGGGTCTCCAATGCGGTAAAAGCAAAAGTGAAAGGAAACCTCTATGCGCTGCCGGTTGGCTATCCCGCCATGGCGGCGGGAGACGGCTGGGCTCACGGCTATTTGTTGACTCTGCATGACGAGGCCGTTTTGCGCGGCTTCGACACCTTGGAGGACTACGAGCCTGGCCGCTGCCCATCTGAAAACGAATACGAGCGCGTCGAAGTCAGCGTGTATTTGGAAGATGGCACCTCCGCCGGCACCGCCTGGACCTACATGATGGAATTGGAGCGCATCAACGGCTACCAGGGCGTCATCATCGCCAATGGCGACTGGGATGTCGACGACCCCGACACGCTGCCCTCGCTCTGCTAG
- a CDS encoding Txe/YoeB family addiction module toxin, translated as MKKVFSDRAWEDYLYWQKTDKRILKKINELIRDIDRNGNEGLGKPEPLRHSLSGWWSRRINEEHRIVYRITEDQIEIAQLRYHY; from the coding sequence GTGAAGAAGGTCTTCTCCGATCGGGCATGGGAGGATTATTTATACTGGCAGAAAACGGATAAGCGGATCCTCAAAAAGATTAATGAGCTAATCCGGGACATTGACCGCAACGGCAACGAGGGGCTCGGCAAACCAGAGCCCTTAAGGCATTCGCTCTCCGGCTGGTGGTCGAGGCGGATAAACGAGGAGCACCGGATTGTTTACCGCATCACCGAAGACCAGATAGAAATCGCTCAGCTACGCTACCACTACTAG
- the purB gene encoding adenylosuccinate lyase translates to MSAPIPNILADRYASQAMQDIWSATGRIVLEREFWIAVMKAQRGLGLSIPAEAIAAYEKVKDQVNLDSIREREAITKHDVKARIEEFNELAGWEHIHKGMTSRDLTENVEQLQVWRSLELVATKAAASLLAFAKRAEEYKGLVITGRTHNVAAQTTTFGKRLAMFGEDMLRAIENHEQTMRQYAARGLKGAVGTQLDQLNLFEQNASQVSRLEDEVVKHLGIPQSLSNVGQVYPRSMDFEVVSALYQLGAGPSSFAKTLRLMAGHELAGEGFLPGQVGSSAMPHKMNSRSCERINGFHVILRGYMEMAAGLAGDQWNEGDVSCSVVRRVMLPDAFFAIDGLFETLLTVLNNMGANPAMIEQENRRYLPFLLTTTVLMAAVKNGVGRETAHEVIKEHAVATAKDLRSCVISENDLFDRLGKDERLGLSPEYLKHILTTAGQATGAAHPQVETFMKQARGWGERYPKAKDLQPGKIL, encoded by the coding sequence ATGAGCGCACCCATTCCGAATATTTTAGCTGATCGTTATGCATCTCAAGCGATGCAGGACATCTGGTCCGCCACGGGCCGCATTGTCCTGGAGCGTGAGTTCTGGATCGCCGTCATGAAGGCCCAGCGCGGCCTCGGTCTGAGCATCCCCGCTGAAGCCATCGCAGCTTACGAGAAAGTCAAGGACCAGGTGAACCTCGACTCCATCCGCGAGCGCGAGGCCATCACCAAGCACGACGTGAAGGCGCGCATTGAGGAATTTAACGAACTCGCCGGCTGGGAGCACATCCACAAGGGCATGACCAGCCGTGACCTCACGGAAAACGTCGAACAGCTGCAAGTCTGGCGTTCGCTGGAGCTCGTCGCGACCAAGGCAGCGGCCTCGCTGCTGGCCTTTGCCAAACGCGCCGAGGAATACAAGGGCCTCGTGATCACTGGCCGCACGCACAACGTCGCCGCGCAGACCACCACCTTTGGCAAGCGCCTGGCCATGTTTGGCGAGGATATGCTCCGCGCCATCGAAAACCACGAGCAGACCATGCGCCAGTACGCCGCGCGCGGGCTCAAGGGTGCCGTTGGCACGCAGTTGGATCAGCTCAATCTCTTCGAGCAAAACGCCAGCCAGGTTTCACGTCTGGAAGACGAAGTCGTCAAGCACCTGGGCATTCCGCAAAGCCTGAGTAACGTCGGCCAGGTTTACCCGCGCAGCATGGACTTCGAGGTCGTCAGCGCGCTTTACCAGCTCGGCGCCGGGCCGTCTTCTTTTGCCAAGACGCTCCGTCTGATGGCGGGCCACGAGCTCGCAGGCGAAGGCTTCCTGCCTGGTCAGGTCGGCTCCTCCGCGATGCCGCACAAAATGAACAGCCGCTCCTGTGAGCGCATCAACGGCTTCCACGTTATCCTTCGCGGCTATATGGAAATGGCTGCCGGGCTCGCCGGTGACCAGTGGAACGAGGGCGATGTCTCCTGCTCCGTCGTCCGCCGCGTGATGCTGCCCGACGCGTTTTTCGCGATCGACGGCCTCTTTGAAACGCTCCTCACCGTGCTCAACAACATGGGTGCCAACCCGGCGATGATCGAGCAAGAGAACCGCCGCTACCTGCCCTTCCTCCTGACCACTACCGTGCTCATGGCCGCCGTGAAAAACGGTGTGGGCCGCGAGACCGCGCACGAGGTCATCAAGGAGCACGCCGTCGCCACGGCCAAGGATTTGCGTAGCTGCGTCATTTCGGAAAATGACCTGTTCGACCGCCTCGGCAAGGACGAGCGCCTTGGCCTGAGCCCGGAATACCTGAAGCACATCCTGACCACTGCCGGACAAGCCACCGGTGCCGCGCATCCGCAAGTGGAGACCTTCATGAAGCAGGCCCGCGGCTGGGGCGAGCGCTACCCGAAGGCCAAGGATTTGCAGCCCGGGAAGATTCTGTAG